One Coprobacter fastidiosus genomic window, TCCGGGAAAACTATTTGCCGGAGCAGCAGGCAACGAAGGTTGTGATCCTATGCATCTCAGCAAAACATTTACATCTTCTGATAATACATTAAAAACATTTATCGATTTCTTGGATAATTCTGACCGCTATTCGATGCTTGATATCTGGGGTGAACCCGGAGAAACATTTCAGATTACTATCGATCGATATAATATCTCAAAAAACAAGTCTGAATACTCAGAAACGGTCAATATTTCAGGAAATGGTTCTAAAACTATTTCATTAAAAAACGGGATTAGCGGATATGTTGAAATTTACTATGAAGTAAATGCTAATAACAACAAACCGAACGCTTTTATAGTATCTGAGGTAAATAGCATGAATTCTGGTTACGCAATAGGAATAACAATTACTGCAACAAGCGGAACTGTACATATCTGGGCTGATGATTATTATAGTCAACTTACCGGTAACGGTTTATCAGGATGGACAGATGGTAATTCAAAATATACCGTCGGTGAAATCGGAGGAACAGGGAAAAATGTAATCAGTGTAGGAGCTTATGCAACTCGTACCGGAAGTTATGCTCGAGAAGAAGGTATGATTGCAGAATTTTCAAGTTTAGGTCCGACAGCTGACGGACGTGTAAAACCGGATATTACAGCACCCGGAAATCAAATTATCTCATCATATTCCAGTGCACAATTTTATGATAGCGGTATCTGTGATAATACCACCGTAAACGGGAAAAAATATTATTACGGATATATGTCCGGAACTTCTATGGCAACTCCTTTCATTACAGGAGTATTAGCAACATGGCTTCAGGCAAACCCGACTCTTAGCCCGAATGATGTCAGAAACATTTTCAAAAAAACAGCACGACAAGATAACTATACAGGAACTATTTCCGAAAATGGAGATAATACTTGGGGTTTCGGGAAAATAGATGCATGGAATGGCATAAAAGAATGTATAAAAATGACAGCGGGAATATACGAAGAAAAAAACAACATTCCAGACGTGACAATCTACACTCCGGGAAATGGAATATGTCATCTATTATTCGGGAAAACCGATAACCAAACAACCATAT contains:
- a CDS encoding S8 family serine peptidase, which codes for MKKTIISLLLFYFATLIMAQSKLSPYTRHFINEKEQIKTDKTFSSKFKVKKIDEIDYVKAYIYLKAQTDPYFLESYGVRVNTCIDSLITAQIPVSKIETISSLNNIKYVQISTPIYQKMNKARTETLVDNVQSGKDLTTPFLGKDVVIGIVDNGFEYGHINFYNTDGTQLRVKRVWNQNKNGKAPSGFTYGTEYKTTDEILAAKYDVTDETHATHVTGIAAGADHTKSYYGVAGEADIVLVSYDLNDNTTDQVSLSDAMKYIYDYAESVGKPCVINMSLGSHIGPHDGTSTFDQVADNLQGPGKLFAGAAGNEGCDPMHLSKTFTSSDNTLKTFIDFLDNSDRYSMLDIWGEPGETFQITIDRYNISKNKSEYSETVNISGNGSKTISLKNGISGYVEIYYEVNANNNKPNAFIVSEVNSMNSGYAIGITITATSGTVHIWADDYYSQLTGNGLSGWTDGNSKYTVGEIGGTGKNVISVGAYATRTGSYAREEGMIAEFSSLGPTADGRVKPDITAPGNQIISSYSSAQFYDSGICDNTTVNGKKYYYGYMSGTSMATPFITGVLATWLQANPTLSPNDVRNIFKKTARQDNYTGTISENGDNTWGFGKIDAWNGIKECIKMTAGIYEEKNNIPDVTIYTPGNGICHLLFGKTDNQTTISVYNTNGQLLKSTRLNSITIGQEEILNLSGFVPGIYIIHIKGNNIQKSQRIIR